The Bryobacteraceae bacterium genome includes a window with the following:
- a CDS encoding GntR family transcriptional regulator — protein MTPASSGGRSLLPAPAHADDTLAQRAYRLVRERILKGVYPPGAALSRRRLADELGMSLLPVAEALQRLVNEGLLESRPRVGTRVRQPSREEIRDRYTLREALESQSARLFAERATRSEKAEILRMAKKLDQYYKEWERLQADSEYRLQVRAYHVRFHLRVAEIGGSPLLRQAIEREQDLLFSWLSDTAAQVHPLPPRYHSELAEELCSGDPLRADAAIRAHIRYALDELLKLAFTPNGGRWRMAPRSGA, from the coding sequence ATGACTCCGGCATCTTCTGGCGGGCGGTCGCTGCTGCCCGCGCCGGCGCACGCCGATGACACGCTGGCGCAACGCGCCTACCGGCTGGTGAGAGAGCGGATCCTGAAGGGGGTTTATCCTCCCGGGGCGGCGTTGTCGCGGCGGCGGCTGGCGGACGAGCTCGGCATGAGCCTGCTGCCTGTGGCCGAGGCCCTGCAGCGGCTGGTCAACGAAGGGCTGCTCGAAAGCCGCCCCCGCGTGGGCACGCGGGTGCGGCAGCCTTCGCGCGAAGAGATCCGGGACCGGTACACGCTGCGCGAGGCGCTGGAGAGCCAATCGGCGCGGCTGTTCGCCGAACGCGCCACGCGCAGCGAGAAGGCGGAAATCCTGCGCATGGCGAAGAAGCTCGACCAGTATTACAAAGAGTGGGAGCGCCTGCAGGCGGATAGCGAATACCGGCTGCAGGTGCGCGCGTATCACGTGCGGTTCCACCTGCGGGTGGCCGAGATCGGCGGCAGTCCGCTGCTGCGGCAGGCGATCGAGCGCGAGCAGGACCTGCTGTTCAGCTGGCTGTCAGACACGGCGGCGCAGGTGCATCCGCTTCCGCCGAGGTATCACTCCGAACTGGCCGAAGAGCTGTGCTCGGGCGATCCGCTGCGCGCCGATGCGGCGATCCGGGCGCATATCCGATACGCTCTGGACGAGCTGCTGAAGCTGGCCTTTACGCCGAATGGCGGGCGCTGGCGCATGGCGCCGCGCAGCGGCGCCTGA